gatttggaaaGAAATGGAGGAATATGATTTCCCTTGTTTAGGGTTGGAGGGAAATGGGGTTTCGAAACAGAGGTATCAAATGTAGTAAATTCTGTCTTACTCAGACTCTCCGACATGGTGTTGTGTCTGACACGTGTCGGAGTGTCGGACACGGCTATTTTGGGTGAATTTTCCTAttttgtggtctaaattgaagtgtcgaagtgtcgtgtcgtgtcgtgtcgtgtcggacaccgacacggcagttaagtgaagtgtcggagtaacatagagtAAATTAAGTTGAATGGAGGGTCGTAGGGAGAAAATCCTGTACGTCGCTTACACACAGATTGATTTTCACCCTTTTCTTATTTTATGTGCTTTTGTGTTTGGTAGTGCTCTAGTCTATGGTGCGGCGATCAGTGCATTTCTGAGCCTCTCGCAAGGTATGGCAGGACAAGGATGTGTGTGAAGATGACTCCAGCATTGTTTCGTCCTCTTTCCGGTGCATTCATCTTCAAAAAGAGTCCAAAGGTTAATCCTCCTCTCTCAAAGAAAGTAGAAGAATTCCGAGCTTTGATGCTACATCGAACATTTTGATGCTATGCTCTTGGATATTGTAAAATACATGTAAGAAACACGAGAGCCTAGGTAGGATGGGAGTCATGACTCATGAGACACTTGAATGGGTTATAGTCGTTGGGTCGATAAATATTTAACAGGCGAATTCCTGACCCACTAGATATGTACATGACGTTCCCAAAAGTTTAGTTGCGATAGCAAATGAAGTGTAAATTATCATAGTGGATTAATGGAAAAGAATTGCAAAATATTTGGATTATTTACTGTATGCTGTGTAATTTGTGTTCCTTTTGGTTATGTACTTTACTCGAAATGGGGGGTAATTGTAGCAATTTCTTCAATTATAGAGAATTTTTTTGGGCAGTTTGAAAAATTATTACAATAGGTGAGAATTTCGTGGAGTGTCAGCAATATGTCAACATGACTCTCTTAGTCACACATACAACAAAAATACTCCCTTGTCctaatcaatagtttacactttttTAGGTGTATAAAGCATATGTAAACATTCATGGAGACGGAGGGCGTAATAAGGGAATTTAGCATGAATATCTGAGAGTATGCTGAGGCAATTTTAAAAATTTGGTAGCTTCATTAAGATTTTCAAGGCTAGAAAACCGTATAAATTCTAAAGAGCTAGCCATGCCTTCAAGCGACTCGAACCTAACCCAAATAATCAACTGTCGGCCCTGGTGGGGTTAAAAGCAGTTCGGGATTTATCAGTCAATATGATCTTTGGTACCTCGTTGGATTATTACCAGGTCACGTGTTGGGCATTATTATGTTCGTTTGTCAACATACATCATATTGCTTCAAGTTTGGGGCCATAGTTTTCGAGGACTGTTGATCTACAATCAAGCTCGTCACCTGAGaataagtatttgagagagtagAAACGTGGAAACGAATAGGTGACGGAAACACCAGAACACAAACATGTCGGCTGTGTACTAACAAATGGTAAGGGAAAGGGACAAAGGCCGTCCCTGTTTCTGATTGTAACGCAAATGTTTTACTTATacaaaacaaaatacaacaaaatatTTCACCATAGTGGCTATTGCTGATGGCGAGTAACATAACATCTCAAGACTGCTACGCGTATTCTCATATGCTCTGACTAACAGAGACGACAAGAACCCAAAACTCAAGTACACTATTAAGCAGACATTTCTTGAAGAATTGGTTAATCTTCTGATTTCTCCGCCAAATAATGTTCTAGCATGTCGTCTTCATCATCTGAGTTACATCACAAACACCAGAACATCATATCAAACATTATCTTGGAAACAAGATAATGGAAACAAGATGACTCTAACCATTTTTGTGCTGAACATAACAGACTAAGTGGCGGACCTAAGATCTATGAAGAGGAAATGCACCCTTCATGCGAGTTGTAAAATAGAATTAGagcgaaaaagaaaaaagaaaaaaaaaaggttggcCTGAAAAGGGGATCAAAGACGGGTCACTTTAAAAAATTCGACTTATAACTGCTATGGAGCAGAAGATTTACTACTTGTTGCATGGTTAGCTGGTTAGGGGAGCAGAAGAAACAGCCAATACTTGGAAGTTGAAACCTTTGCCAGTTATTGAACCCATAACATCTAGCTCGATTACAAGTGGCCCACAAGAAAGTTTAAAGAGCTAGTGCAACATAATAATGACATCTATTTATTTATCTTCCACAATTTTTTCAAAACTCGACATCTAGATGCTTATTTTTATTTAAAAACGAGGGACACGCATCTTTGCCCCTGACTATTATATCTCATGGAGACAGTACGACACTACAGAGCTACACTATTAGAGTTGTGGCTTCCCCATACTATCCTAAAAACTGCAGCTCAGTGATAACAGCAACATAATTTTATAGTAGTGTTTGCCAAAGATTCCAACATAAAATTTAGCGTATTTTCTTCTGAACAAGGTGGAACGATTTGAAATGACGCAAAACATTCAGAGTCTCCTGTTTTTTTCCCAAAACTACGAATCATGTATTAGTATTCCTGCCATCCATTTTATCCCCACTTGACTAGATGTTATATTTAACATTTAGTGATGAAATAATCATCAACTATGGCAAACATATTCCCCATTTAAGTAAAAGTGTTAACTAAAGTTCGCCTTTTATTATTTCACTAGATTTAGATGGACTATGGAGGGAGCATAACTGTCTAAAGAAGAGGCAGGTGTGAGCTTTTAAGACTTCAAGCCAAAGACTAGCACCAAAACCTAAAACCGACACATTTGCACCTAAAACTCACGCATTTGTACCTTTAGACAGTCCCATCCACGTTTTAAAATTCTAGAATATCATACCTTCAAAGTCATCCTCGTCGAAGTCAATgtcttcttcatcttcaacatCGGATTCATCTTTGCTTGTCAATGTACCTCTCTGCAAACATATCACACGGTTATTTAATGCTTTGAAATTTAATGCTACTAACTGTTTTCTCACTATGATTTGAGGAAAGATACAATTGCCTGGGGAGTTCCTTGAATTCTTGTTCTAAATTTTCGCTCAAAACAGGCCACCACGGTCATGAACTTACCTCTCTCAGTAAATTTACAGTTTATTGGCATAGTAACTTAACAAGCATGAAGGCATGATTGGTAGTACAATTACATTACAGCAAAACCCTGTGGTTTGACAAACATTTCAAGCCAGTATACACTGAAAGGTCATCTTTTTTCAGTTATAGACTGCAAACAAATACCGAGTGCACAAGAGCAGAAAATTTTGAGTAAAGAACTTCAACCCTGATAACTCTACTTCGTAGAAACGTATATCACATAGCTTTTTTGGCTCCCCATTTCTATTTAAGCACACCTTAATAGGTGCATTCTTATATGAATAAGCTACTATACAATAGAAGTGTGTTTTATAATCATTCAAATGACTGTCTGGGTTTTCTGGTTATTGATTGCAAAAGAATACAGAGCAAATCAACTGACAATCCTAATGATTAGTTAGCGCCTTTTTTACATTCAAAAACCTCTAGGGCTGAGGCTGCATACATAAATCCTTACTTGAACAGCAGTAACTACTCCATCTGTCCATGAATAAAAAACTTCACGATTTGCTTTTTCGAGAGCTCATTAATAACACTCCCACTTGAGATCTTTCCTTTGTATGTACGCGTTATTCCtatttgtgatagttattatggtTTGTGAATTGTGATCCTACAACTCTACTCAACTTTCATTTTTATCCACGTTTAAATGAAGTCCTTAAATCTCGTGCAGAAGAAACTGCGAAAATTTATTCATGAACAAAGAAAGTAATAATATAGagaaaaaacaagaaaacaatGTTAATATGTTCACAAAGCCAAACTCCATCCATTGCCCAAAAATAACTATGACAAATTGAAAATTAGCATCAAGGAAGAAACGTACTGCTGCTGCAACCGCTCTTCCACTTTCAAACCACTGCCTTCCGGATAGCCTCTTTTCCTTGGTAGTAGCAAGCGCAGAGTCTGGCATTAACCTGAACGCAACGGTAAATGAATGTCCAAAGAGTCCTCTTAAGAAGCAGAAACACCGAACATCATAATATTTCTGTTAATAATTTTAATGACCTGGCAGCAAAGTCTGATTTTTATCCCTTATTATTAGCTAACACTAATGTGCTATAAGAGTATCCTTCATCAATATCAACTCCTTATTTATGATTAACAAGGAAACTGTTGGTTCATTAGGGAAAGAAGCTATTTGAAACAGCCAAGTAAGCTACAAACCTTAATCTTGAACAAGTCAATGAGACATTATTCACTTTAGAAAACATGTGAATTGGAAATCCATTCGAATTGAATGTTTAGGGTTGTAGGCTGCTTTTCTTTTTGACATTTCTGTTACCAAAATGGATGAGTTGGCAGTACTATGAATTTATACTTTCAACATAATGGGAGACGTTGCTTATCTACTTCACCCTAGGTAAGTGGAAATTCCCATTAGAAATTACTCCCCTCATTGACAACCCAACAAAATGAGAAAATTCCTGTGAATTTGTTTCTACTTCCTCGGAATTTGCAGTGTAAGGAAAATTTCAGTTCCTATATTAAGTAAACAACCACCAAGTATTGTATAGGTGATAAGTGCTCACTAAATAAGAATAACGACATTCTAAAACAAAAGAAACTCACTTGGCTCGCTCAAGTGCTATCTCTGCTTCATATCTTTCTCTCCAAGCCAAGAACGTTTCAACGGTAACAGGCTCTCCGTGTGGTACTATTACCTAATGATCACGAAAACACGAAGCTTCATATTAGTCCAAACACAAATTTTCACAAAACAGACCCACCCAAAACTCAAACCCTGTGTCCGACATTTGCAAGAGTTGCAGTAAGATAGCACATGGGTCAAAAGGAAAATATTTATTTGAGGTTGCAAGCTATCTGATctttcttttaatttaagtttattGCTCAATTCCAAAGCATTGAACACCAGGACAGAAACGCAAGTAGGGGAACAAGAAAAAGTTGGTACCATACATCATCTTTCTCTAAATCATCATCTGCTGTGCTCTCAGTCACACCTTCCTGTTTGAATCTTACATTCAGCCATTCTTGGGCAGATGAAACTAATGTGTATATCATAGCCATCCCAAGGTTTTCAGCAGCCTTTATGAAACacaaaaagaaagaaacaaaaaattCACATCATGAATAAATTCCACAATAACACGATTAAATTAATCAAGCATCATAACATTGCCAGTGTGTTAAGCGGATAATACTGATATAGACCAGCGTCCTACAGCATTACCGCAGCATCTCCTGCCTACAGCGAGATAAGATGGTTAAACGTACACAACTTTACTCCTGTGTTGAGCACAAAGGGACTGACCCAAAATGGAAATTTGGTCCTGAATTCCATCGACAGACTACCACTTCATAATACCAACAGCGCACACAATTTAGTGAGCCAATTTTCTTTTTTCCATAAGATTCTGAACTTCATAATACCAACGAGTCTTTGGCTCCAACGAAATGGAATCAGATGAAAATGAAAACTCCGCATGTCACAAAGGCTAAAGGGCGTTTGGAGAAAATAACACATTTTTAGTTACCTTGGAATTTTAACCTTTTTTCTACACAATTCATATGCTTAATTTATATTTGGAAAACAGTCTATTATAGTTCTTAGTTACAGTGCATATAttgatatatatagatatatGGGCATCAATCCTCACAAGAGCACACTTATTGCATGATGCTTACTGGGAATTACCACAGTAGTTGGTGCTGAGAGTATTCAATTATTAGACTTCCAATAAACTTCTTATCAAGAAAAAAAAAGCACCCAATGCAATACACGAGGTAACTGTGGAGTAACTCACCTCTTGTTCCAGTTGTTCTTTCAAAATTCTGAGATCTTCTGGTGCTATTCCAcgcaaactgaaattgagacaTTACATCATGTttaattggaatcacttgatggATAAGAAAGTGGATAACAGTCAACTATAACTTAAATCACATATCCAGCAATGACAAATCATCACATATTGACTACAGCCTATACATTGAGGTTAAACTTAAAAAGTCCAAGAAATGGTCATCTAGTCGTTATGTATTAGTACTTACTGAATCTATTTGAAGCAGCACCAAGGGGATCACCCCCAAGTACAAAGGATCAAAGAAGCCCTTTTGCATGGGCAGGGCAGTAACAAAATATCTTTAAGAAGCTCAATTACAAGACAATGGCCGTCTCTTGTTCGAGAAGTGGAATAAGGAAAAGATAGGGGTGCCAATTGTTGGAAAGAGTCCAATCAGCCAGAAGTTCAAAAACGTTTACCAAACGCGTTGTATCTTCCCTTTTTAAAATATGAAATTTGAGTTGATTTCCCATGAGTTTAGTCTTTCCTCTACCTCTTATGCCTTCATTTTCACAAATGCATATTAAGACCCGGAAATACAGGTTATGGTGATATGCTGCACATGGATTGATGCAGCCTGAATCATTGTGACGACCCTCTATACCAAAGTCACCTATTGAGAACATAAGCTTGTCTTCAATCTAAATATCACCCTTCTTTTATGACGAAATAGAAGACATGTTGGGAAAGACCACGACAAGAATCAATTAATTCATCACATATTCTTTGAAGTAACGTGACTTGGGAATTGAAttgatgtgaaacttaatgtaaATTTTCAAGTGAAGTTACTATACTGGAATTTTCTAATCAAGTTAATGTTACACATGAGCATGAGCCACAATGAACGTGTCGTGAACCTAACATGATACTTAAAAAGGCAGTTTGATTGAACAGAGATCCGAAAGCATGGTGATCCTGTGATCTGTGGACCTGTGGTCTAATTGATGCTTATTATTGTTCACAGTTTTAAACCTATAGCATTTACCTTGAGCCTTACTAAATCATGAGTAGGATTTAGGTGGAATCATTTTTTTAAGGGTAGTACGAAGAAAGGAGCATGATGAAAGAGAATGGCGATATAGGATAGAGTTGTGAAGATTAAGTGAAAATAGTTACAAACTCACAAGTCTTACAAATTAGCAAGAATTACACTATGGATGACCGGTATTTTCGTTGAAGTTAGATTGATTTGAACATGTAATGGAGCAAGTTTTGATTTGACTGGACATCAAGAAATGATAATTTCTAGCAAGTTAATAGCTACAGTTTTACTGGATTAATCGCCTAAAGCTATTAGGATTAATGATAATTTGCATGTACTAAATCCATACTGGTTTAGGATTCTTATTTCCTCGTAGAATATTAGAGAACTTTTATAATCCATTATTCTCTAATTAAGCTCTTTAAGCAAGGTTATTGCCTTTTAGATAATAACTGTTCCTCTGTCTATAGGCGCTTTTATTTGTGAAATTAACCGAACGAATTCTATAACGTAGATAACCTTAAGTCAGCAATACTCTGATTAAACTTGGTCAATAATGGCAAATCAACAAGGTTATGTAtagaaataaagaaaataaaggaaaaaactACTCGGTACAACATTGTGCACAGGACTGACCTTCTAACATTCAGCAACGGAGGTTCATCCGGATAATTTTCTGTGTGCGCGAAAATCAACGCTAATTGAACTGCAAGAAATTATTCAAACAGCTAAGCTCCAAATGCAGAAAGAGGAAAACTACAGTCAACTCAAAAAAGCAGCCGTCATAGTAATTTTCTTTGATATATTTACGAGAAAACAAGAGATCCAACTGTCAAATCATGCTAAGAAATTAATTAGTCCCCTGAAAGATTTATCAACATAATGAAATCAACCCATTTAACTAAAATCTTCACCCAAATACCCATTAACCGCTGAAAactcagaaaaaaaaaaattaatataataTGCGTCACTGCGTCAGTCTCAGGGTAATTGTACCGCGAGATCATTTGATATGAGAATTAGTGCTTAACTACCGATGAGGCGATGAATAAGATAACAAACCTGGCAGCGAAGCTGAGTCTTCTGGTTCATCATCCTGAAAAAAAGGTAGTATTAACTTTAGCCAACAGTAAGTCAGTAAGAAAAATGAAGATTATGCACATGAAAACTACGAATTGCAGTGACATGTTCCACTTTCTAATTCTAGATGAAGGAACGACATGATCCAATATACAGTAGGCAATCTGTCCAATTTCCAGAAGATACTACTGGATTTCCCACACATTTTATCTTCACTCACCGCAAAACCATAGTTGAATTATTTGCAAAATAGGGGCAACATTCCAATCATCATGGTTAGGTGTAACGAGAAATTGAAAAACTATGCAAATCAAGATTCAAGTTGAATATTAGTCGGTGACAAAGAAATTTACTTTCCTAGACGCCAATAAACTCTCAGAATCCTGATAGAAACCAAAGAGTTGAACCATTTTCATAAACCATAATGCACACAATTTATATCTAGAACACCAAATGGTACGAACAAAAGAAAAGCCCCGTCTTTCTCAATATACCTGTGGATCTATGGTGATTTGATAACATGGCTTAGAAGTGTTAAGCCCACTCTCGCCCGGGTGAAGTTCTGCTCCAAAATAAGATAACAAAAACGCCCATGAAAATCATATCCGGTGATTCTAGATTTAGCATAATGGTAAACGACAACCCTAAATCATAATCTATGTTACTTCGACACTTCATATGAGCTCACGTACCCGTGTCTGACACTCGATCCTTGGACATTAATATGACACTCAGACACCTCATTTAAGATTAAAAACTTCGACAATTTTTCATAAAATAGCCATGTCGGACACTTGGATACGCACCCGTGTCAGACACTTGGAGccgagtcggagtaacatagaaCATAATCATAATTATGAAAATGGCTAGTTTGCTTCAACAAACCTTTAAACTCATCCATAAGA
The Silene latifolia isolate original U9 population chromosome 11, ASM4854445v1, whole genome shotgun sequence genome window above contains:
- the LOC141611014 gene encoding uncharacterized protein LOC141611014 encodes the protein MTDYVQEQEMEIEALEAILMDEFKELHPGESGLNTSKPCYQITIDPQDDEPEDSASLPVQLALIFAHTENYPDEPPLLNVRSLRGIAPEDLRILKEQLEQEAAENLGMAMIYTLVSSAQEWLNVRFKQEGVTESTADDDLEKDDVIVPHGEPVTVETFLAWRERYEAEIALERAKLMPDSALATTKEKRLSGRQWFESGRAVAAARGTLTSKDESDVEDEEDIDFDEDDFEDDEDDMLEHYLAEKSED